In the genome of Kitasatospora cathayae, one region contains:
- a CDS encoding antibiotic biosynthesis monooxygenase gives MNTDRHPDSGRHEDTAATAIIGQKVLPGLEREYETWQEDVNAAAAGYAGFLSAEISPPTPRQPDWVVVYRFDSIAHMQVWINSATRQRFLDAGSKYFDGPATQQVVTGGTRKADPLVTVVVTHRVHPRRVGDFLAWQDRMGQAESAFEGFRGTELFRPVEGLQDEWTTLYRFDTAEHLDAWLTSARRRELLAEGEEFSSFELRTIDNSFGSWFAFEGDRRQAPPPSETKTAVAVWVGLYPTVVLLTLVLSPLRMPLWLGLLVGNLLSSFIMSFFTMPYYVNPLLRRWLRPSPDEPSARTNLVGLGIVAAVIAFWAVVFYLVTTRFWSLP, from the coding sequence ATGAACACGGACAGGCACCCGGACAGCGGCCGGCACGAGGACACCGCGGCGACGGCGATCATCGGCCAGAAGGTCCTGCCCGGGCTGGAGCGCGAGTACGAGACGTGGCAGGAGGACGTCAACGCCGCCGCCGCCGGCTACGCCGGGTTCCTCAGCGCCGAGATCTCCCCACCGACGCCCCGGCAACCCGACTGGGTCGTCGTCTACCGGTTCGACTCGATCGCCCACATGCAGGTGTGGATCAACAGCGCGACCCGGCAGCGTTTCCTCGATGCCGGCAGCAAGTACTTCGACGGCCCGGCGACCCAGCAGGTCGTCACCGGCGGCACCCGAAAAGCGGATCCGCTGGTGACCGTGGTGGTCACCCACCGGGTCCACCCGCGCCGCGTCGGCGACTTCCTGGCCTGGCAGGACCGCATGGGCCAGGCGGAGAGCGCGTTCGAAGGCTTCCGCGGAACCGAGCTGTTCCGCCCGGTCGAGGGACTTCAGGACGAGTGGACCACGCTGTACCGGTTCGACACCGCCGAGCACCTCGACGCCTGGCTGACGTCGGCCAGGCGGCGGGAACTCCTCGCCGAGGGCGAGGAGTTCAGCTCCTTCGAACTGCGCACGATCGACAACTCGTTCGGCAGCTGGTTCGCCTTCGAAGGCGACCGGCGGCAAGCGCCGCCCCCCTCGGAAACCAAGACCGCCGTGGCGGTCTGGGTCGGCCTGTACCCGACCGTGGTGCTGCTGACGCTCGTCCTGTCGCCGCTGAGAATGCCGCTCTGGCTCGGGCTGCTGGTGGGCAACCTGCTGTCGAGCTTCATCATGAGCTTCTTCACGATGCCCTACTACGTGAACCCGCTGCTCAGGCGGTGGCTGCGGCCGTCACCGGACGAACCCTCGGCGAGGACCAACCTCGTCGGCCTCGGCATCGTCGCTGCGGTGATCGCGTTCTGGGCCGTCGTCTTCTACCTCGTGACGACCCGGTTCTGGTCGCTGCCCTGA
- a CDS encoding TIGR03620 family F420-dependent LLM class oxidoreductase codes for MTERITTSPTDLPALKQRLGRTGVWLASLSAVTADEERRAVAAIEDLGYGTLWIGELPAGKEALTHAALLLSASQRLMVATGIATIYGRDATAAANGARTLHEAWQGRFVLGLGVSHRPLVSGRGHDSSTPLSDMRAYLDAMDATPFDAPAPEPVPRVLAALRPKMLKLAATRAQGVHPYFVTPEHTRRARAALGPDPLLAPEQAVVVDTDPERARATARAYAAGYLRLPNYLNSLRELGFTDADLDDGGSDTLIDSVVPWGDPQTLAERIREHYQAGADHVAVQPVADTLQQQLQDLRLLAPALMPG; via the coding sequence ATGACTGAACGCATCACCACCTCGCCCACGGACCTTCCCGCGTTGAAACAGCGTCTGGGCCGCACCGGGGTGTGGCTCGCGTCGTTGTCCGCGGTGACGGCGGACGAGGAGCGGCGTGCCGTCGCCGCCATCGAGGACCTCGGCTACGGGACGCTGTGGATCGGCGAGCTCCCCGCCGGGAAGGAGGCGCTGACCCATGCGGCCCTGCTGCTGTCCGCGAGCCAGCGCCTGATGGTCGCCACGGGGATCGCCACCATCTACGGACGCGACGCGACGGCGGCGGCCAACGGGGCCAGAACCCTGCACGAGGCATGGCAGGGCCGTTTCGTGCTCGGCCTCGGCGTCAGCCACCGGCCTCTCGTCAGTGGCCGCGGACACGACTCCAGCACACCGCTGTCCGACATGCGGGCCTACCTGGACGCGATGGACGCCACGCCCTTCGACGCGCCGGCTCCCGAGCCGGTGCCCCGCGTGCTCGCCGCGCTGCGCCCGAAGATGCTGAAGCTCGCCGCCACCCGGGCCCAGGGCGTTCACCCGTACTTCGTCACACCCGAACACACCCGCCGGGCCCGCGCGGCGCTCGGCCCCGACCCGCTGCTCGCCCCCGAGCAGGCCGTGGTGGTCGACACCGACCCCGAGCGGGCGCGCGCCACCGCCCGCGCCTACGCGGCCGGCTATCTGCGCCTGCCCAACTACCTCAACAGCCTGCGCGAACTGGGCTTCACGGACGCCGACCTCGACGACGGCGGCAGCGACACACTCATCGACTCGGTCGTGCCCTGGGGCGACCCGCAGACGCTGGCCGAGCGCATCAGGGAGCACTACCAGGCCGGTGCCGACCACGTCGCCGTGCAGCCCGTCGCCGACACCCTGCAGCAGCAACTGCAGGACCTACGCCTGCTCGCCCCCGCCCTGATGCCCGGCTGA
- a CDS encoding Na+/H+ antiporter, which produces MTGLTIILLLVVLATAVATGARRWRLPAPSLLVIAGLVVGLIPWVPEVRLAPHVISVLVLPPLLYASAGEISVRDLRSVWRPVTGLVFGLVLVSAVAVGYVARAITPLTTASAFILGAVLASTDPVAVTALGRRLSLPPRVQAMVQAESLFNDATSLVLYKVAVATAVSGSAITVSGTIEQFLILAGGGALIGAAVAAVVTLIRRRTEDPVLETVIALVTPYASYVIAEDSHASGVTAVIVAGVVLGSTGHKLSNAPVRLQVHAVYDTVTFLLESVVFALIGLELPFAVRHLAHDEHGWPLWVPVIAFTVLAIRLLWVFPLSALIHYRHKEGDSRLSWRVPAVLSWAGTRGVMPLAAALSVPLVTDTGAPLPHRALILTLTTGTVALTVVFQGFTLAPVVRRSGIALEPEHTAREEARTRRHIAHTALEELRQLGDLDELAELGAAAETALKQARRDLEARIHQAEDAHYSDPDARPADAYREIRRTLIGIEAAELRRLYEANMISNATRRRIQRELDLEEASLRARD; this is translated from the coding sequence ATGACTGGCCTGACCATCATCCTGCTGCTCGTGGTCCTCGCCACGGCGGTGGCGACCGGTGCCCGGCGCTGGCGCCTGCCCGCTCCCTCGCTCCTCGTCATCGCCGGTCTGGTCGTCGGGCTCATACCCTGGGTTCCCGAGGTCCGCCTGGCACCTCACGTGATCAGCGTGCTGGTGCTGCCGCCGCTGCTCTACGCCTCGGCCGGGGAGATCTCCGTTCGCGACCTGCGCAGCGTGTGGCGGCCGGTGACCGGCCTGGTCTTCGGTCTGGTCCTGGTCTCGGCCGTCGCCGTCGGGTACGTCGCCCGCGCGATCACCCCGCTCACCACCGCGTCCGCGTTCATCCTCGGCGCCGTCCTGGCCAGCACCGACCCCGTGGCCGTGACCGCACTCGGCCGGCGCCTGTCCCTCCCGCCGCGGGTGCAGGCCATGGTGCAGGCGGAAAGCCTGTTCAACGACGCCACGTCGCTGGTCCTGTACAAGGTCGCCGTGGCGACCGCGGTCTCCGGCAGCGCCATCACCGTCTCCGGGACCATCGAGCAGTTCCTGATCCTCGCGGGCGGAGGAGCCCTCATCGGCGCGGCGGTCGCCGCCGTGGTGACCCTCATCCGCAGACGGACCGAGGACCCCGTGCTGGAGACCGTCATCGCGTTGGTCACTCCGTACGCCTCGTACGTCATCGCGGAGGACTCGCACGCCTCCGGCGTGACCGCCGTCATCGTGGCCGGGGTGGTCCTCGGCAGCACCGGCCACAAGCTCAGCAACGCCCCCGTCCGTCTCCAGGTCCACGCCGTCTACGACACCGTGACCTTCCTGCTGGAGAGCGTCGTCTTCGCCCTCATCGGTCTCGAGCTCCCCTTCGCGGTCCGTCACCTCGCGCACGACGAGCACGGCTGGCCGCTGTGGGTGCCGGTGATCGCCTTCACCGTGCTGGCGATCCGCCTGCTGTGGGTCTTCCCGCTGTCCGCCCTGATCCACTACCGGCACAAGGAGGGCGACAGCCGCCTCTCCTGGCGCGTTCCGGCCGTCCTGTCCTGGGCCGGCACCCGAGGCGTCATGCCGCTGGCCGCCGCGCTCTCCGTCCCCCTGGTCACCGACACGGGGGCGCCGCTGCCGCACCGGGCGCTCATCCTCACGCTCACCACCGGGACCGTCGCGCTCACCGTCGTCTTCCAGGGCTTCACCCTCGCTCCTGTCGTCCGCCGCTCGGGCATCGCCCTGGAACCGGAGCACACCGCCCGCGAGGAGGCCCGGACCCGCCGGCACATCGCCCACACCGCTCTCGAAGAGCTCAGACAGCTCGGCGATCTGGATGAGCTCGCCGAACTGGGCGCCGCCGCCGAGACCGCCTTGAAACAGGCTCGTCGCGATCTGGAAGCGCGCATCCACCAAGCGGAAGACGCCCACTACAGCGACCCGGACGCCCGTCCCGCCGACGCCTACCGCGAGATACGCCGGACACTCATCGGTATCGAGGCGGCCGAGCTCCGGCGCCTCTACGAAGCGAACATGATCAGCAACGCCACCCGGCGCCGGATCCAGCGCGAACTCGACCTCGAGGAGGCCAGCCTCCGTGCCCGCGACTGA
- a CDS encoding co-chaperone GroES, which produces MPDFRPKHDHLIVKPLGGPTPQDPERWKGEVVAVGPGRQLGSGKPHPVDVKVGEKILFNRFSGSEIEVEGQEYVELPEDEVLALSAE; this is translated from the coding sequence ATGCCCGACTTCCGCCCGAAGCACGATCACCTGATCGTCAAGCCGCTCGGGGGCCCGACCCCGCAGGACCCGGAGAGGTGGAAGGGCGAGGTGGTGGCGGTGGGGCCCGGCCGGCAGCTGGGGAGCGGCAAGCCGCACCCGGTGGACGTCAAGGTCGGCGAGAAGATCCTCTTCAACAGGTTCTCCGGATCAGAGATCGAGGTGGAGGGGCAGGAGTACGTCGAGCTTCCCGAGGACGAGGTCCTCGCGCTCTCCGCGGAGTAG
- a CDS encoding ferritin family protein, with translation MTAYPIRALVTGALAASVAMCAASAAPAVDGPAARTAIPTLQQQTQTNLTQSMKGEAFANASYTLFAAQAQREGRPAVADLFRRTADVELGEHFTQEAALSGLVGGNEANLTDAITGEGYETTTMYPTFAQQAKAAGDTAAADLFTEIAKDEAAHQAAYQAALTALRNGKGTIPAPPAVNPVTVPAGKPKVTSAQTKANLDTAMHGEALAHAKYTLYAQHAQQSGNPALARLFTAVSNVELQEHFSGEAALAGTVGTTSQNLATAITGETYESQTMYPTFAQQAKAAGDTAAATLFQHNATDEAGHAQAFQTARKGLG, from the coding sequence ATGACCGCCTACCCGATACGCGCTCTCGTCACCGGTGCGTTGGCCGCGAGCGTCGCGATGTGCGCCGCCTCCGCCGCACCGGCTGTCGACGGCCCGGCTGCCAGGACCGCGATCCCGACTCTGCAGCAACAGACGCAGACCAACCTCACGCAGTCCATGAAGGGCGAGGCGTTCGCCAACGCCTCCTACACTCTCTTCGCGGCCCAGGCCCAGCGCGAGGGCCGGCCTGCGGTCGCCGACCTCTTCCGGAGGACCGCCGATGTGGAGCTGGGTGAGCACTTCACCCAGGAAGCCGCACTGAGCGGCCTCGTGGGCGGCAACGAGGCCAACCTCACCGACGCCATCACCGGCGAGGGGTACGAGACCACCACCATGTACCCGACGTTCGCCCAACAGGCCAAGGCGGCCGGCGACACCGCCGCCGCCGACCTCTTCACCGAGATCGCCAAGGACGAGGCAGCCCACCAGGCCGCGTACCAGGCCGCCCTCACCGCGCTCCGCAACGGCAAGGGCACCATCCCGGCACCTCCGGCCGTCAACCCCGTGACGGTACCGGCCGGGAAGCCCAAGGTCACCTCGGCGCAGACCAAGGCCAACCTCGACACCGCCATGCACGGCGAGGCCCTGGCACACGCCAAGTACACCCTCTACGCCCAGCACGCCCAGCAGAGCGGCAACCCCGCACTGGCGCGCCTGTTCACCGCCGTCTCCAACGTGGAGCTGCAGGAGCACTTCTCCGGCGAGGCGGCGCTGGCCGGAACGGTCGGCACCACGAGCCAGAACCTGGCCACGGCCATCACCGGCGAGACCTACGAGTCCCAGACCATGTACCCGACGTTCGCCCAGCAGGCCAAGGCCGCCGGCGACACCGCCGCGGCCACCCTCTTCCAGCACAACGCCACCGACGAGGCCGGCCACGCCCAGGCGTTCCAGACCGCCCGCAAGGGCCTGGGCTGA
- a CDS encoding molybdopterin-dependent oxidoreductase, which produces MTYIVNGRRFDEEPDPGQCLRTFLRSLGHYGVKKGCDAGDCGACTVWLDGSPIHSCITPAFRADGREVTTIEGLGSPGDLHPVQRQFRDAPGFQCGFCTAGMIMTSATFSEAQKADLPRALKGNLCRCTGYRAIEDALKGVSGVETAAPGKAVGTSVGTPAADDVVTGRAEFTMDTRIDGMLHLKVLHSPHAHARIVSIDKSAALAVPGVHRVYTWEDVPRRRFTTAIHTDHLVDPDDTFILDDTVRFVGQRVVAVLADTVGAAEEGCRRVAVEYEELPAVFDPEEAMAEGAPQLHGSHDPFVRDPVRNILLELHAHIGDVDAGFADADVIHEGTYSSPRVQQAHLETHGSIAWMEDGRLNVRTSSQSPSIAKVKLAYLFALRPDQLRVFCKRVGGAFGGKQEVFSEDLVALATLDTGRPVCFEYTREEEFTTASPRHPMTLTVKLGAKADGTLTAFQVRNVSNTGAYGNHGGETLYAGGAAGMIYRCPNKKYDAFAVYTNTVPSGALRGYGMTQPAFAVESAMDELARALHLDPLELRRRNIVRPGDPLVALDDGPSDVLSTEDGLAKCIDLVDGALVRTADQPPPGPGWLVGVGVASSLHETAPPTEHISEAWVTLGDDLRYELAVGTVEFGQGTPTAHVQIAANQLGTTPSRIRLVQSDTDRTGFDTGAFASAGLFVAGNAVLRAANAVRDRILEFAAAHTGVHVVLCSMDDDGVVCGDRRVSLAELVALARARGIRFTAARKAYGSPRSVASNTQGFRIAVHRVTGEIRILYSVQATDAGDIINPAQVRGQVEGGVAQGVGFTLTENYLVDADGVMVNPNFRNYRIPAYADVPRTDVLTVASSDSVGPMRSKGIAECCINPVAPALANALHDATGVRFRALPLTPERIYRRLNESRSVPAA; this is translated from the coding sequence GTGACCTACATCGTGAACGGCAGACGTTTCGACGAGGAACCGGACCCCGGCCAGTGCCTGCGCACCTTCCTTCGCTCACTCGGCCACTACGGCGTCAAGAAGGGCTGCGACGCGGGCGATTGCGGTGCGTGCACGGTGTGGTTGGACGGCAGCCCGATCCACAGCTGCATCACCCCCGCGTTCCGCGCGGACGGTCGTGAGGTGACGACGATCGAGGGCCTCGGATCACCGGGCGATCTGCATCCCGTGCAGCGGCAGTTCCGCGACGCGCCGGGATTCCAGTGCGGCTTCTGCACCGCAGGGATGATCATGACGTCGGCGACGTTCAGCGAGGCCCAGAAGGCGGACCTGCCACGGGCGTTGAAGGGCAATCTCTGCCGCTGCACCGGCTACCGGGCGATCGAGGACGCCCTGAAGGGCGTCAGCGGTGTCGAGACGGCCGCCCCGGGGAAGGCCGTGGGAACGAGTGTCGGCACACCGGCGGCCGACGACGTGGTCACCGGCCGCGCCGAGTTCACGATGGACACCCGCATCGACGGCATGCTGCACCTCAAGGTGCTGCACTCGCCGCACGCGCACGCCCGGATCGTCTCGATCGACAAGAGCGCCGCACTCGCGGTTCCCGGCGTTCATCGCGTCTACACCTGGGAGGACGTGCCGCGCAGGCGTTTCACCACGGCGATCCACACCGACCATCTCGTCGATCCGGACGACACCTTCATCCTCGACGACACGGTCCGCTTCGTCGGCCAGCGGGTCGTCGCGGTCCTGGCCGACACGGTCGGGGCCGCGGAGGAGGGCTGCCGGCGGGTCGCCGTCGAGTACGAGGAGCTGCCGGCGGTCTTCGACCCCGAGGAGGCGATGGCCGAGGGGGCGCCGCAGCTGCACGGCTCGCACGACCCCTTCGTCCGCGATCCCGTGCGCAACATCCTGCTGGAGCTCCATGCGCACATCGGCGATGTCGACGCGGGGTTCGCCGACGCCGACGTGATCCACGAGGGCACGTACTCCTCACCGCGCGTGCAGCAAGCGCATCTCGAAACCCACGGCTCGATCGCCTGGATGGAGGACGGCCGTCTGAACGTCCGTACCAGTTCGCAGTCGCCGTCGATCGCGAAGGTCAAACTCGCCTACCTGTTCGCGCTGCGCCCGGACCAGCTCCGCGTGTTCTGCAAGCGCGTGGGCGGCGCCTTCGGCGGCAAGCAGGAGGTGTTCTCGGAGGATCTGGTCGCGCTCGCCACCCTGGACACCGGGCGGCCCGTCTGCTTCGAGTACACCCGCGAGGAGGAGTTCACCACGGCCTCGCCCCGGCATCCGATGACGCTGACGGTCAAGCTCGGCGCGAAGGCGGACGGAACGCTCACGGCCTTCCAGGTCCGCAACGTGTCGAACACCGGCGCCTACGGCAACCACGGCGGCGAGACGCTGTACGCGGGTGGCGCGGCCGGCATGATCTACCGCTGTCCCAACAAGAAGTACGACGCCTTCGCCGTCTACACGAACACCGTTCCGAGCGGGGCGCTGCGCGGTTACGGGATGACGCAGCCGGCGTTCGCCGTGGAGTCGGCGATGGACGAACTGGCACGCGCCCTGCACCTCGATCCGCTCGAACTGCGGCGCCGCAACATCGTGCGACCGGGTGATCCGCTCGTCGCCCTGGACGACGGTCCCAGCGACGTGCTGTCCACCGAGGACGGGCTCGCGAAGTGCATCGACCTCGTGGACGGCGCCCTGGTCCGTACGGCCGATCAGCCGCCCCCCGGCCCCGGGTGGCTCGTCGGGGTCGGCGTGGCGAGTTCCCTGCACGAGACCGCGCCCCCGACCGAGCACATCTCGGAGGCCTGGGTCACGCTCGGCGACGACCTCAGGTACGAGCTGGCCGTGGGAACGGTCGAGTTCGGCCAGGGCACCCCCACCGCCCATGTCCAGATCGCGGCCAACCAGCTGGGCACGACGCCGTCGCGGATCCGCCTGGTGCAGTCCGACACCGACCGCACGGGATTCGACACCGGCGCCTTCGCGAGCGCGGGCCTCTTCGTGGCGGGCAACGCGGTGCTTCGAGCGGCCAACGCCGTACGCGACCGGATCCTGGAATTCGCCGCCGCTCACACGGGCGTCCATGTCGTGCTGTGCTCGATGGACGACGACGGCGTCGTGTGCGGCGACCGGCGGGTGTCGTTGGCCGAGCTCGTCGCCCTGGCCCGCGCGCGCGGAATCCGCTTCACCGCCGCCCGCAAGGCCTACGGCTCCCCCCGAAGCGTCGCCTCCAACACGCAGGGCTTCCGCATCGCCGTCCACCGGGTGACGGGCGAGATCCGCATCCTCTACAGCGTCCAGGCGACCGACGCCGGCGACATCATCAACCCCGCGCAGGTCCGGGGACAGGTGGAGGGCGGTGTCGCACAGGGCGTCGGCTTCACGCTGACCGAGAACTACCTCGTCGACGCCGATGGCGTCATGGTCAACCCGAACTTCCGCAACTACCGCATCCCCGCCTACGCCGATGTGCCCCGTACCGACGTGCTCACGGTGGCCTCCTCGGACTCGGTCGGGCCGATGCGCTCGAAGGGGATCGCGGAGTGCTGCATCAATCCGGTGGCCCCCGCGTTGGCGAACGCGCTCCACGACGCCACGGGTGTCCGGTTCCGCGCGCTGCCCCTGACCCCGGAGCGGATCTACCGCCGGCTCAACGAGAGCCGGTCGGTGCCAGCGGCCTGA
- a CDS encoding helix-turn-helix domain-containing protein, which translates to MSRSYWHGTALGGGALAAYRPVRATENRTDHTVLDHLQRGPGVTPEGIAADLGLHPAAVRLSLHRLAAAHQLPCLPLPARDADPRRGGPPPTSVAALLADRPTYAVRHR; encoded by the coding sequence GTGAGCAGATCGTACTGGCACGGAACGGCCCTCGGCGGCGGCGCGCTGGCCGCCTACCGCCCCGTCCGCGCCACCGAGAACCGGACCGACCACACCGTCCTCGACCACCTGCAGCGCGGTCCCGGCGTTACCCCGGAGGGGATCGCCGCCGACCTCGGCCTGCACCCGGCCGCCGTCCGGCTCAGCCTTCACCGACTGGCCGCCGCCCACCAACTCCCCTGTCTGCCCCTCCCGGCTCGGGACGCTGACCCAAGGCGAGGAGGGCCGCCACCGACATCGGTGGCGGCCCTCCTCGCTGACCGGCCTACCTACGCGGTCCGTCACCGATGA
- a CDS encoding aggregation-promoting factor C-terminal-like domain-containing protein, with protein MPAFKLRMRTSAAIFAGAAGLTALGAAVVPTVASAADASPQAIAAQMVPADQLASFSQIISHESGWSVTATNPSSGSYGLGQALPASKMASAGADWKTNPSTQIKWALDYMNSRYGSPNAAWAFWQTHHWY; from the coding sequence ATGCCCGCTTTCAAGCTCCGTATGCGCACCTCCGCCGCGATTTTCGCCGGCGCCGCCGGTCTGACCGCCCTGGGTGCCGCCGTGGTCCCCACCGTGGCCTCGGCAGCCGATGCCTCCCCGCAGGCGATCGCCGCGCAGATGGTGCCGGCGGACCAGCTGGCCTCGTTCAGCCAGATCATCTCCCACGAGTCCGGCTGGAGCGTCACCGCGACCAACCCGAGCTCGGGCTCCTACGGCCTCGGCCAGGCCCTGCCGGCCTCCAAGATGGCCTCGGCCGGCGCGGACTGGAAGACCAACCCGAGCACCCAGATCAAGTGGGCGCTGGACTACATGAACTCCCGCTACGGCAGCCCCAACGCCGCCTGGGCGTTCTGGCAGACCCACCACTGGTACTGA
- a CDS encoding FAD binding domain-containing protein translates to MDLNTITEVIRRPPDRPGVDWREGDAWLAGGTWLFSTEQPGLRRLIDLTALRWDALVPSDTGLEIGATCTIRDLYAFVPPDDWIAGALFATSCDAFLASFKVWNSATVGGNICMSLPAGPMITLTVALEATYELCAPDGSARVVDALDFVTGDNQNVLTPGEVLRRITIPARALRKRTTHRRFTLTRLGRSTVFLIGTQTPGTNDLLLTITAGTTRPVRLAFDTMPDARTLRQSIDVVPADVWFADPNGTPDHRRHLTQHFAEEIRRELMDGSPA, encoded by the coding sequence GTGGATCTCAACACCATCACCGAAGTCATCCGCCGCCCGCCGGATCGACCGGGCGTGGACTGGCGCGAGGGCGACGCCTGGCTCGCCGGCGGAACGTGGCTGTTCTCCACGGAGCAGCCGGGCCTGCGTCGCCTGATCGACCTGACGGCGTTGCGTTGGGATGCCCTCGTGCCGAGCGACACGGGCCTCGAGATCGGCGCCACGTGCACCATCCGTGACCTGTATGCCTTCGTGCCGCCGGACGACTGGATCGCGGGCGCCCTTTTCGCGACGAGCTGCGACGCGTTCCTGGCCTCGTTCAAGGTGTGGAACTCGGCGACCGTCGGCGGCAACATCTGCATGTCCCTGCCGGCCGGCCCGATGATCACGCTGACGGTCGCCCTGGAGGCGACGTACGAACTGTGCGCCCCGGACGGGTCCGCGCGCGTCGTCGATGCCCTCGACTTCGTGACCGGCGACAACCAGAACGTCCTGACTCCCGGGGAAGTGCTGCGGCGCATCACCATTCCGGCGCGCGCGCTGAGGAAACGCACCACGCACCGACGCTTCACGCTGACCCGCCTCGGCCGATCGACGGTCTTCCTCATCGGCACTCAGACGCCCGGCACGAACGACCTGCTGCTCACCATCACGGCCGGCACCACACGGCCGGTGCGCCTCGCCTTCGACACCATGCCCGATGCCCGGACGCTGCGGCAGAGCATCGACGTCGTCCCCGCCGACGTCTGGTTCGCGGATCCCAACGGGACCCCCGATCACCGCCGTCACCTGACACAGCACTTCGCCGAAGAGATTCGTCGCGAACTCATGGATGGAAGCCCGGCGTGA
- the gndA gene encoding NADP-dependent phosphogluconate dehydrogenase, translated as MTEQSPARIGVTGLAVMGRNLARNFARHGYRVAVHNRTQARTTALLEEFGHEGEFVAAGTTEEFVAALERPRLIVIMVKAGAPTDAVIDELVPLLDEGDVVADGGNAHFLDTRRREAALRERGLHFVGSGISGGEQGALEGPSIMPGGTPEAYRVLGPLLEDIAAKVDGKPCCTHVGPDGAGHFVKMVHNGIEYADMQLIAEAYDLLRHGAGLQPDAIAEVFRTWNAGRLESYLIEITAEVLARTDAATGKPFVDVVLDQAEQKGTGRWTVQSALELGVPVSGIAEAVFARSLSGSVPLRQAGRGLPGPTETWLDSAAADRFADDVEQALYASKMVAYAQGFNQIQAGSAEYSWQIDPGEMATIWRGGCIIRARFLDRIRAAYEADRERPTLLTDAHFREALGSAQSAWRRVVSVAAQLGVPAPGFATALAYYDGLRAERLPAALVQGQRDFFGAHTYRRVDRDGTFHTRWEVEGRPEEQR; from the coding sequence ATGACCGAGCAGTCACCCGCCCGGATCGGCGTCACCGGACTGGCTGTGATGGGCCGCAACCTGGCCAGGAATTTCGCCCGTCATGGATACCGCGTGGCCGTGCACAACCGCACGCAGGCGCGGACCACGGCGCTGCTGGAGGAGTTCGGGCACGAGGGCGAGTTCGTGGCGGCCGGGACCACGGAGGAGTTCGTCGCGGCCCTGGAGCGCCCCCGGCTGATCGTGATCATGGTCAAGGCGGGGGCGCCGACCGACGCGGTCATCGACGAGCTGGTGCCGCTGCTCGACGAGGGCGACGTGGTGGCGGACGGCGGGAACGCGCACTTCCTCGACACCAGGAGGCGGGAGGCGGCCCTGCGGGAACGCGGACTGCACTTCGTGGGCAGCGGGATCTCCGGTGGTGAGCAGGGTGCGCTGGAGGGGCCGAGCATCATGCCCGGCGGTACACCGGAGGCCTACCGGGTCCTGGGGCCGTTGCTGGAGGACATCGCGGCCAAGGTCGACGGCAAGCCCTGCTGCACCCACGTCGGACCGGACGGTGCCGGTCACTTCGTCAAGATGGTCCACAACGGGATCGAGTACGCCGACATGCAGCTCATCGCCGAGGCGTACGACCTGCTGCGGCACGGAGCGGGACTGCAGCCCGACGCGATCGCCGAGGTCTTCCGGACCTGGAACGCGGGGCGCCTGGAGTCCTACCTGATCGAGATCACCGCCGAGGTCCTCGCCCGCACCGATGCGGCGACCGGGAAGCCCTTCGTCGACGTCGTGCTGGACCAGGCCGAGCAGAAGGGCACCGGCCGCTGGACGGTCCAGAGCGCGCTGGAGCTCGGCGTGCCCGTGAGCGGGATCGCCGAGGCGGTCTTCGCCCGGTCGCTGTCCGGCAGCGTGCCACTCCGGCAGGCCGGACGGGGGCTGCCCGGCCCGACCGAGACGTGGCTCGACAGCGCGGCGGCGGACCGGTTCGCGGATGACGTCGAGCAGGCTCTGTACGCCTCCAAGATGGTGGCCTACGCGCAGGGCTTCAACCAGATCCAGGCCGGCAGCGCGGAGTACTCCTGGCAGATCGACCCCGGTGAGATGGCCACGATCTGGCGCGGCGGTTGCATCATCCGGGCTCGGTTCCTGGACCGGATCCGGGCCGCGTACGAGGCGGACCGGGAGCGTCCCACGCTGCTGACCGACGCGCACTTCCGGGAGGCGCTCGGCTCCGCGCAGTCGGCTTGGCGACGGGTCGTCTCGGTGGCGGCCCAACTGGGGGTGCCCGCCCCCGGCTTCGCGACCGCGCTCGCCTACTACGACGGCCTGCGGGCGGAGCGTCTTCCGGCCGCGCTGGTGCAGGGCCAGCGGGACTTCTTCGGCGCGCACACCTACCGCCGGGTCGACCGGGACGGGACCTTCCACACTCGCTGGGAGGTCGAGGGCCGTCCGGAGGAACAGCGCTGA